A DNA window from Theobroma cacao cultivar B97-61/B2 chromosome 5, Criollo_cocoa_genome_V2, whole genome shotgun sequence contains the following coding sequences:
- the LOC18599599 gene encoding growth-regulating factor 4 produces the protein MNNGGGGGGGGGGGGAGSGGGGGMGTGGGMMAMRSSPFTVSQWQELEHQALIFKYMMAGLPVPHDLVLPIQKSFESISHRFFHHPTMGYCSFYGKKVDPEPGRCRRTDGKKWRCSKDAYPDSKYCERHMHRGRNRSRKPVESQTMTQSSSTVTSLTVSGSSGGTGSFQNLPLHAFGSTQGTASGTSQSHYHMESIPYGIPSKDYRYLQGLKPEVGEHSFFSEASGSNRSLQIETQLDNTWPLMQSRVSSYPQSKSSGNPILQNDCPQHSFFSNEFNSGEPVKHEGQSLRPFFDEWPKPRDSWSALEDERSNQTSFSTTQLSISIPMASSDFSTTGSRSPHDS, from the exons ATGAAtaatggtggtggtggtggtggaggGGGCGGTGGAGGTGGGGCGGGGAGTGGTGGTGGTGGGGGAATGGGGACAGGTGGAGGGATGATGGCAATGAGGTCATCACCATTTACAGTGTCACAATGGCAAGAACTGGAACATCAAGCTTTGATCTTTAAGTATATGATGGCAGGTTTGCCTGTGCCACATGATCTTGTGCTCCCTATTCAGAAGAGCTTTGAGTCCATTTCTCATAGGTTCTTTCACCACCCCACCA TGGGGTACTGTTCCTTCTATGGAAAGAAGGTGGATCCGGAGCCGGGACGATGCAGGAGAACCGATGGCAAGAAATGGCGGTGCTCTAAAGATGCGTACCCGGACTCCAAGTATTGTGAGCGGCACATGCACCGTGGCCGTAACCGTTCAAGAAAGCCTGTGGAATCACAAACTATGACACAGTCATCATCTACTGTGACATCACTGACTGTTTCTGGAAGCAGTGGCGGCACTGGAAGCTTCCAGAACCTTCCGTTACATGCCTTTGGTAGTACACAAGGCACTGCTTCTGGAACCAGTCAGTCCCATTATCATATGGAGTCGATCCCCTATGGAATCCCAAGCAAAGATTATAG GTATCTTCAAGGACTTAAACCTGAGGTTGGTGAGCATAGTTTCTTCTCTGAAGCTTCAGGGAGCAACCGGAGCCTCCAGATAGAAACTCAACTGGACAACACATGGCCTCTTATGCAATCTAGAGTCTCCTCGTACCCTCAGTCAAAATCTAGTGGCAACCCCATCTTACAGAATGATTGTCCCCAGCATTCATTTTTCAGCAACGAATTTAACTCTGGAGAACCTGTGAAGCATGAGGGTCAATCTCTTCGACCTTTCTTTGATGAGTGGCCTAAACCCAGGGACTCTTGGTCAGCTCTTGAAGATGAGAGATCCAACCAGACCTCGTTCTCTACAACCCAGCTATCCATATCCATTCCAATGGCTTCGTCTGACTTCTCCACAACTGGTTCTCGTTCTCCACACG ATAGTTGA